One stretch of Rhodohalobacter mucosus DNA includes these proteins:
- a CDS encoding SLC13 family permease, with the protein MAFEGIFVLFVILICLLTLLFSRIQADLVFLGGLTLIIVFNIIPVTDALVGFSNEGMLTIAALYVVAAGLRDTGAIQFIIQKLLGRPKELWRTQAVIIAPVLSMSAFMNNTPIVASFIPALQEWARKYRIPVSKILMPLSYAAILGGTCTLIGTSTNLIVNGLLISEENMALNIFEPAYVGIPIAIGGFIYLLLFGRKGLPDGSSSLSSFENTREYTIEMMIRESSPLIGNTIEDAGLRHLPGLFLVEIVRDGTILAAVEPDEILQENDRLIFTGMVESIVDLQHIQGLEPATDQVFKLNSPRRDRHLVEAVVSPSNALNGKSVKEGEFRNRYGAVILAVSRRGERIRKKVGDIMLQTGDILLLETPRNFADRYKSSNDFLLVSTLDQSGTPDYSKSWVSWVILGTMVLAAATGLLSMFQASFLAAGAMLITRCTRGGTARNSIDWQVLIVIGAALGIGNALQLTGVAETLAAGFIGFAGNHPYMALIGTYLVTWMLTEMITNNAAAVLVFPIALSTAASLGTDFMPFVMTIMFAASASFATPIGYQTNLMVLGPGGYRFTDYVKFGLPLNLIVAVITLLLVPVVWPF; encoded by the coding sequence ATGGCATTTGAGGGAATATTTGTACTTTTTGTCATTCTGATCTGTCTTCTGACGCTTCTTTTTTCCAGGATTCAGGCAGATTTGGTATTTTTGGGCGGACTCACGCTGATTATTGTTTTTAACATCATTCCCGTCACGGATGCCCTGGTCGGTTTTTCGAACGAGGGTATGCTCACTATTGCGGCTCTTTATGTTGTTGCGGCAGGTTTGCGCGATACGGGTGCCATACAGTTTATCATTCAGAAGCTTCTGGGCCGGCCAAAGGAGCTTTGGAGAACGCAGGCGGTTATTATTGCACCTGTTCTTTCCATGAGTGCATTTATGAACAATACGCCCATTGTAGCCTCGTTCATCCCTGCTCTTCAGGAGTGGGCCCGCAAGTATCGTATTCCGGTCTCCAAAATATTGATGCCGCTCAGCTATGCTGCCATCCTGGGCGGTACATGTACACTCATTGGTACCAGTACCAACCTTATTGTAAACGGCCTGCTGATCAGTGAAGAAAACATGGCGCTTAACATCTTTGAACCGGCCTATGTAGGTATACCTATTGCAATCGGCGGCTTTATCTATCTGCTGCTGTTTGGTAGAAAAGGCCTTCCGGATGGATCTTCCTCATTATCCAGCTTCGAAAATACGCGCGAATACACCATAGAGATGATGATCCGGGAAAGCAGTCCGCTGATTGGCAACACCATTGAAGATGCGGGGCTTCGGCATCTGCCAGGACTGTTTCTGGTAGAGATTGTGCGCGACGGAACCATTCTGGCTGCTGTAGAGCCGGATGAGATCCTGCAGGAGAATGACCGGCTGATCTTTACGGGAATGGTGGAGTCGATCGTGGATTTGCAACATATTCAGGGGCTCGAGCCTGCAACGGACCAGGTTTTTAAATTGAATTCACCCCGTCGTGACCGGCACCTGGTTGAAGCCGTTGTATCACCGTCAAATGCATTGAACGGTAAGAGCGTAAAAGAGGGAGAATTTCGAAATCGGTATGGTGCCGTCATATTGGCTGTATCCAGGCGAGGTGAGCGTATCAGGAAGAAAGTGGGGGATATCATGCTGCAGACCGGGGATATCCTGCTGCTCGAGACTCCCCGGAATTTTGCGGATCGCTATAAGTCATCCAACGATTTTCTTTTGGTGAGCACTCTGGATCAAAGCGGTACGCCGGATTATAGCAAAAGCTGGGTATCCTGGGTGATATTGGGCACAATGGTCTTAGCAGCTGCGACGGGCTTATTGTCCATGTTTCAGGCTTCTTTTCTGGCGGCGGGAGCCATGCTGATCACGCGATGTACCCGTGGTGGAACAGCCCGCAACAGCATCGACTGGCAGGTGCTGATTGTGATCGGCGCAGCATTAGGCATCGGCAACGCCCTGCAGCTCACGGGTGTTGCCGAAACACTTGCGGCCGGGTTTATCGGTTTTGCCGGGAATCATCCCTACATGGCGCTTATCGGTACCTACCTGGTAACCTGGATGCTGACGGAAATGATTACCAACAACGCCGCAGCGGTTCTGGTATTTCCCATAGCCCTGTCCACGGCGGCATCACTTGGAACAGACTTCATGCCGTTTGTGATGACCATCATGTTCGCCGCATCCGCCAGTTTTGCAACACCGATAGGGTATCAGACTAACCTGATGGTTTTGGGCCCGGGGGGTTACCGGTTTACGGATTATGTGAAATTCGGCCTGCCGCTGAATCTGATTGTGGCAGTGATTACATTGCTACTGGTTCCGGTGGTCTGGCCGTTTTAG
- a CDS encoding porin family protein: MHFLSKLFLPAIIFLLGSSFFAPFSASAQNLGLGAKVGINVTSHLNNFRFVSGDIDLDFNPGVATGFTGGLIIRRPISRNFRFQAEPTFSMMGATYNDDFVLRGFDFDSDSRTKLYYVQLPLIIQFSTAPPERVVFGRERAETTYHLSGGLFGGYLFDATFSGTNTGAPIGIAFEGAFSENVTDQYKEYDGGVILGGGIEYGSTNKIGLDLRILYSVLDSGDFANVNFKPHNIGLSIVLYYLL, translated from the coding sequence ATGCATTTTCTAAGTAAGCTTTTTTTGCCGGCTATTATCTTCTTACTTGGCAGCTCATTCTTTGCTCCCTTCTCCGCATCCGCTCAAAATTTGGGCCTTGGAGCCAAGGTTGGCATAAATGTCACATCCCATCTTAATAATTTCAGGTTTGTATCCGGGGATATCGATCTTGATTTTAATCCCGGTGTGGCAACCGGATTTACGGGAGGTCTTATCATCCGGCGGCCTATCTCCAGAAATTTTCGTTTCCAGGCGGAACCCACTTTCTCCATGATGGGAGCAACGTACAACGATGATTTCGTTCTTCGGGGGTTTGATTTTGATTCCGACAGCCGCACCAAATTGTACTACGTGCAACTTCCTCTGATTATCCAGTTCTCAACGGCTCCACCTGAAAGAGTGGTTTTTGGTCGCGAGCGTGCTGAAACCACCTATCACTTATCCGGAGGACTATTTGGAGGTTATCTGTTTGATGCCACCTTTTCGGGTACAAATACCGGAGCACCGATCGGCATCGCTTTTGAAGGGGCTTTTTCTGAGAATGTTACAGATCAATATAAGGAGTATGATGGTGGTGTCATTCTGGGGGGCGGAATCGAATACGGGTCAACGAACAAAATCGGACTTGACCTTAGAATTCTCTATTCAGTGCTGGATTCGGGAGATTTTGCGAATGTAAATTTCAAACCTCATAATATTGGTTTGTCAATTGTCCTGTACTATTTATTGTAA
- a CDS encoding DegT/DnrJ/EryC1/StrS family aminotransferase, whose protein sequence is MGGSELDYIHEAFETNWIAPLGANVNGFEQDLASYTGRKEAAAITSGTAGLHLALILCGVEPGDEVFCQSFTFAASANPIRYQGAVPVFIDSEPDTWNMDPDLLEKALEERAGPSSDEFASSDESPGRVAAIHPIRRTDRMKPQMPKAIIVVHLYGMPAKMDRIMEVANKYGVPVIEDSAEALGSSINGRKCGTYGKFSVLSFNGNKIITTSGGGALLSDDEELVKKARFLATQARDDAPHYQHSQLGFNYRMSNIVAGIGRGQIKVLDEHVAKRRANHEFYFENLGKTWFQGTGRKVQGKSANEQGMESEKNPPVSPLGKGGILFPSQTRVEDNLEPETLNLKPKGSPTGIYFLPEPPGYFSNRWLTTILVNPKETGGITREDIRLALEEQNIETRPLWKPMHMQPLYEGCEFYGHPPSDEFTSSDESDAIGLCGTLFEYGLCLPSGSNLTDEERERVLRAIKKVLKKG, encoded by the coding sequence ATGGGCGGATCCGAACTTGACTACATACATGAAGCTTTCGAGACCAATTGGATTGCTCCGCTCGGGGCCAATGTGAACGGATTTGAGCAGGATCTGGCATCCTATACAGGACGCAAAGAAGCTGCCGCAATCACATCGGGAACCGCGGGCCTGCACCTGGCTCTGATTCTCTGCGGCGTGGAGCCGGGGGATGAGGTTTTCTGCCAGTCATTTACCTTTGCCGCATCGGCCAATCCGATTCGTTACCAGGGGGCAGTGCCCGTTTTCATTGACTCGGAGCCCGATACCTGGAACATGGATCCAGATTTGCTTGAGAAGGCTCTTGAGGAAAGAGCCGGCCCCTCATCGGATGAATTCGCTTCATCCGATGAGTCGCCTGGGAGGGTTGCGGCAATTCATCCGATCAGGAGAACTGATCGGATGAAGCCGCAGATGCCCAAAGCCATCATTGTGGTTCATCTATACGGCATGCCGGCAAAAATGGATCGAATCATGGAGGTCGCGAATAAGTACGGTGTTCCGGTGATTGAGGATTCGGCAGAGGCGCTGGGCTCGTCAATTAACGGGCGCAAGTGCGGGACTTATGGCAAGTTCTCTGTACTTTCTTTTAACGGGAACAAGATTATTACCACCTCAGGCGGTGGGGCACTGCTCAGCGATGATGAAGAACTGGTGAAGAAAGCGCGTTTCCTTGCAACGCAGGCGCGCGATGATGCTCCCCACTATCAGCACTCCCAGCTTGGCTTCAACTATCGCATGAGCAATATTGTTGCGGGAATCGGCCGGGGGCAAATTAAAGTGTTGGATGAGCATGTCGCCAAACGCAGGGCGAATCATGAGTTCTATTTTGAGAATCTGGGAAAGACCTGGTTTCAGGGTACAGGGCGCAAGGTACAGGGTAAAAGCGCCAATGAACAGGGTATGGAATCCGAAAAGAACCCCCCTGTGTCCCCCCTTGGTAAGGGGGGAATTTTATTTCCGTCCCAAACACGTGTTGAAGATAACCTTGAACCTGAAACTTTAAACCTGAAACCCAAAGGTTCCCCAACCGGAATCTACTTCCTGCCCGAACCACCTGGCTACTTCAGCAACCGCTGGCTAACCACCATCCTGGTAAATCCGAAAGAGACGGGAGGAATAACCCGTGAGGATATACGTCTGGCATTGGAAGAGCAGAACATCGAAACACGACCGCTCTGGAAACCGATGCACATGCAGCCACTCTATGAAGGGTGTGAGTTTTATGGCCATCCTCCGTCTGACGAGTTCACCTCGTCAGACGAATCGGACGCCATCGGTCTCTGCGGCACGCTCTTCGAATACGGCCTTTGCCTCCCATCGGGAAGCAATCTGACGGATGAAGAGCGGGAGAGGGTGCTTAGAGCAATTAAGAAAGTCTTGAAAAAAGGATAA